The following are encoded together in the Mugil cephalus isolate CIBA_MC_2020 chromosome 18, CIBA_Mcephalus_1.1, whole genome shotgun sequence genome:
- the LOC124995645 gene encoding collectin-12-like — protein sequence MKDDFADEEDVQSFGYKRFGIQEGTQCTKCKNEWALKTSIALLYVLCTLLTIAVAVLGYKVVQRVDSVSEGIASYGGKIIDVETDLKKLGDQTGEKSENTTTEIQAFKNNIWTLQRQLSAVEERIRGDQVKLIQLQNIGSDIQGSQGSIQGVLNSNTATLRSVNGTLQSYGSIIRGLQDDTARLQRELQQQVKLQNQALLSISSLNLTQAQQRGLIATLQRSVEGTSQAVQKVRNDFQSLDQTSRQTRSDTEWLRSKVDNLQIMASNTSALAKANNDSLEDVGTQLAFMNNQLQNTSSLANAHDQTLREIMDQQRDFGNLTSTKFDRLEVRLDELEQSMDRVTGNISFTTQLLGAINLNLNDMRTCSETVGRHSDFLLNLNSSVTDMRTDTTSLRSQQEELAARLDKEVTSLSIVMEEMKLVDTKHSQLITNFTILQGPPGPRGPRGDKGSQGPPGQTGQKGEKGEKGGPGIRGPRGEQGSPGPPGLPGLKGLPGIPGSPGSKGSRGSGGRAGPPGSKGEPGSAGLPGRDGQPGPQGAQGPPGIRGPIGPAGEQGPRGLPGPVGPQGPVGPPGLPGMSMQHSVIPFGPVSLHDEAVAPTLWAPGCPSEWLNYRDKCYFFSKDLHSFDDAKTTCGSKSSSLLIISDMEEQKWLKKQISGKGYFWMGLTDKQEENKWLWLDGTEPAFTNWKPGQPDNWGHGKEEGEDCAGLIHEGLWNDFFCEDLISYICEKEMETSNSQPL from the exons TGGTTCAAAGAGTCGACAGCGTGTCTGAAGGCATTGCAAGTTATGGAGGAAAGATAATTGATGTTGAGACTGATTTGAAAAAGCTAG GTGATCAAACAGGGGAGAAGTCAGAGAATACCACCACAGAAATCCAGGCTTTTAAGAACAacatctggactctccagagGCAGCTGTCTGCGGTGGAAGAACGCATCCGCGGCGATCAAGTTAAGCTGATTCAGCTGCAAAACATTGGCTCAGACATCCAGGGCAGCCAGGGCTCCATTCAGGGAGTGCTGAACAGCAACACGGCCACCTTACGCTCTGTAAATGGCACCCTACAGTCTTACGGCAGCATCATTAGGGGCCTGCAGGACGACACGGCCAGGTTGCAGCGAGAGCTCCAGCAACAGGTAAAACTCCAAAACCAGGCGCTGCTCAGCATCAGCAGCCTCAACCTCACTCAAGCCCAGCAGAGAGGCCTCATCGCCACTCTGCAGCGCTCAGTGGAGGGCACCAGCCAGGCTGTCCAGAAAGTGCGTAACGACTTTCAGAGTCTCGACCAGACAAGCCGACAGACGCGCTCTGATACAGAGTGGCTGCGTAGTAAAGTGGACAACCTTCAGATCATGGCCAGTAATACCTCAGCTCTAGCTAAGGCCAACAACGACAGCCTGGAGGATGTGGGGACCCAGCTCGCTTTCATGAACAACCAGCTCCAGAACACCAGCAGCCTGGCTAACGCTCACGACCAGACTCTGAGGGAGATCATGGACCAGCAGAGGGACTTTGGCAACCTCACGTCCACAAAGTTTGACCGGCTGGAGGTGCGGCTGGATGAGTTGGAGCAGAGCATGGACCGCGTGACAGGCAACATCAGCTTCACCACGCAGCTTCTGGGTGCCATCAACCTTAACCTGAACGATATGCGCACTTGTTCCGAGACAGTTGGACGGCACTCGGACTTCCTCTTAAACCTCAACAGCAGCGTGACAGACATGAGGACAGATACGACCAGTCTGAGGTCCCAGCAGGAAGAGCTGGCGGCACGTTTGGACAAGGAGGTCACCAGCCTTTCCATTGTcatggaggagatgaagctAGTGGACACCAAGCACTCGCAACTCATAACCAACTTCACTATTTTACAAG GTCCTCCCGGCCCCAGAGGGCCACGAGGGGACAAAGGATCTCAGGGACCACCAGGTCAGACGGGCCAaaagggagagaagggagaaaagggaggTCCAGGGATAAGAGGACCCAGAGGGGAGCAGGGCAGTCCAGGACCACCGGGTCTTCCAGGCTTAAAGGGCCTCCCCGGTATACCTGGGAGCCCCGGATCCAAGGGCTCCCGAGGGTCAGGAGGAAGGGCTGGACCCCCAGGAAGTAAAGGAGAGCCAGGAAGCGCCGGTCTGCCGGGAAGAGATGGACAGCCTGGACCTCAAGGGGCGCAGGGCCCACCAGGTATCCGTGGCCCAATTGGACCAGCTGGTGAGCAAGGACCCAGGGGACTGCCAGGACCTGTAGGGCCTCAGGGGCCAGTAGGACCACCAGGTCTACCAGGAATGTCAATGCAGCATTCAGTCATTCCTTTCGGACCTGTGTCTCTGCATGATGAGGCAGTGGCTCCTACGCTGTGGGCTCCAG GATGCCCCTCCGAATGGCTAAACTACAGAGACAAGTGCTACTTTTTCTCCAAGGACCTCCACAGTTTTGATGACGCGAAAACAACGTGTGGATCAAAGTCTTCTTCGTTACTGATCATCAGTGATATGGAGGAACAG AAATGGCTGAAGAAGCAGATCTCTGGAAAGGGTTACTTCTGGATGGGTCTGACCGACAAGCAGGAGGAGAACAAATGGCTCTGGCTGGATGGAACTGAACCTGCTTTCAC AAACTGGAAGCCTGGTCAGCCTGACAACTGGGGCCATGGcaaggaagagggagaagactGTGCAGGTCTCATCCATGAAGGGTTATGGAACGATTTCTTCTGTGAAGATCTCATAAGCTACATCTGTGAGAAGGAAATGGAGACCT CAAACTCGCAGCCGTTATAG